The proteins below come from a single Mustela nigripes isolate SB6536 chromosome 14, MUSNIG.SB6536, whole genome shotgun sequence genomic window:
- the RPTN gene encoding repetin, which produces MAQLLNSILTVIKVFQKYAKENGKCTLLCKKELKQLLLAEFGDILQRPNDPDTVETILSLLDKDRNGHVDFHEYLLLVFQLAQACYHKLDSKSCGDRISQQEVEQEGTQDHRFPENTSRQHRQRHDGEKQNRDSHYDQSERQDRDSHYGQTERQDRDSHYDQSERQDRDSRYDQSERQDRDSCYAQSERQDRDSCNSQSERQDRDSHYGQRWRHKSSSSQPKRQGYIFALSQYDKQVHNSRYGQKNQQQSGSYHGQSQRMDQESGYGQRDRQELYFQYGQTDRQDQHSHYGQRDRQGQSSHYGQSERQGQSSHYGQTDRQGQGSHYGQEDRQSQSSHYFQRDRQGQSSHYGQSDRQGQSSHYGQIDRQGQSSHYGQEDRQGQSSHNGQSNRQGQSSHYGQTDRQGQNFHYGQADRQGQSSHYGQRDRQGQSSHYGQTDRQGQSSQCSQTDRQGQSSHYDQTDGQGQSSHYGQTDRQDQSSHYGQTDRQGQSSHYGQTDRQGQSCRYGQTERQDLSSHYGQVDRQDQGYHYNQSDRQGLSSCYGWTDRQGQGYHYGQTDRQSLSSHYGQSAIGVTGQNSYLQGSEGATRDSYVEQSGRSGRLSQKTQGQEVIQNQGQRFQSREGQQNSHRAWEPEEDSQHDQHKLIAEIQQEKSHNYKGGDWQSISGKQDHRQSQARQSHGEGQSQQAEEEQGQQTWGRHGCESQETPWETQARQTHEEKQNHQRQDRQTLHDEQTHKRWDRQTHEDEQTHQRQDRQTYEDEQTCQRQKRQTHEDEQTRQRRDRQTHEESQNCQQQWDRQTLEKEERYQGSQDQQSYENQQRCANREKFHMNENSQKQGSQGRHSNLTFHPTQTGGRPPRREQGRSHPTKAAPTPNPLYDYVQEQKRNQH; this is translated from the exons ATGGCTCAGCTCCTGAACAGCATACTCACTGTGATCAAGGTGTTCCAGAAATATGCCAAAGAGAATGGGAAATGTACCTTGCTTTGCAAGAAAGAGTTGAAGCAGCTGCTCTTGGCTGAGTTTGGAGATATCCTCCAG AGACCAAATGACCCAGACACAGTGGAAACCATCCTGAGCCTCTTGGATAAAGACAGAAATGGACATGTTGATTTTCATGAGTATCTCTTGTTGGTGTTCCAATTGGCTCAAGCTTGCTATCATAAACTGGATAGTAAGTCATGTGGAGATAGAATCTCCCAGCAAGAAGTGGAGCAGGAGGGAACACAAGACCATAGGTTTCCAGAAAATACAAGCAGGCAACACAGGCAGAGGCATGATGGAGAAAA ACAAAATAGGGACTCCCACTATGATCAGTCAGAGAGACAGGATAGGGACTCCCACTATGGTCAGACTGAGAGACAAGATAGGGACTCCCACTATGATCAGTCAGAGAGACAGGATAGGGACTCCCGCTATGATCAGTCAGAGAGACAGGATAGGGACTCCTGCTATGCTCAGTCTGAGAGACAGGATAGGGACTCCTGCAATAGTCAGTCTGAGAGACAGGATAGGGACTCCCACTATGGTCAAAGATGGAGACATAAATCTAGCAGTAGCCAGCCTAAAAGACAAGGATATATTTTTGCCTTAAGTCAGTATGACAAACAAGTTCACAATTCTCGTTATGGCCAGAAAAACCAACAGCAATCAGGCTCTTATCATGGACAGTCTCAGAGGATGGATCAGGAATCAGGCTATGGTCAGAGAGATAGACAAGAATTGTACTTTCAATATggccagacagacagacaagaccAGCATTCTCACTATGGCCAGAGAGACAGACAAGGCCAGAGTTCCCACTATGGTCAGTCAGAGAGACAAGGCCAGAGTTCTCACTAtggtcagacagacagacaaggcCAGGGTTCTCACTATGGCCAGGAAGACAGACAAAGCCAGAGTTCTCACTATTTCCAGAGAGACAGACAAGGCCAGAGTTCCCACTATGGTCAGTCAGACAGACAAGGCCAGAGTTCTCACTATGGCCAGATAGACAGACAAGGCCAGAGTTCTCACTATGGCCAGGAAGACAGACAAGGCCAGAGTTCCCACAATGGTCAGTCAAACAGACAAGGCCAGAGTTCTCACTATGGCCAG acagacagacaaggcCAGAATTTCCATTATGGCCAGGCAGACAGACAAGGCCAGAGTTCTCACTATGGCCAGAGAGACAGACAAGGCCAGAGTTCTCACTATGGCCAGACAGACCGACAAGGCCAGAGTTCTCAGTGtagtcagacagacagacaag GCCAGAGTTCTCACTATGACCAGACAGATGGACAAGGCCAGAGCTCTCACTATGGCCAAACAGACAGACAAGACCAGAGTTCCCACTAtggtcagacagacagacaag GTCAGAGTTCCCACTAtggtcagacagacagacaaggcCAGAGTTGCCGTTATGGCCAGACAGAGAGACAAGACCTCAGCTCTCACTATGGTCAGGTGGACAGACAAGACCAAGGTTATCATTATAACCAGTCAGATAGACAAGGCCTGAGCTCTTGTTACGGCTGGACAGACAGACAAGGCCAGGGTTATCATTAtggtcagacagacagacaaagccTGAGCTCTCACTATGGTCAGTCAGCAATTGGGGTAACAGGGCAAAATAGTTACCTCCAAGGCAGTGAGGGAGCAACCAGAGACTCTTATGTTGAGCAATCAGGAAGGTCAGGGAGACTAAGTCAAAAGACTCAAGGACAGGAAGTAATTCAAAATCAAGGGCAGAGATTCCAGTCTAGGGAAGGCCAACAGAACAGCCATCGGGCATGGGAGCCTGAGGAGGATAGCCAACATGACCAACACAAACTCATAGCAGAAATCCAGCaagaaaaatcacacaattaCAAAGGTGGTGACTGGCAGTCAATTAGTGGCAAGCAGGACCACAGACAGTCCCAGGCCAGGCAAAGtcatggagaggggcagagccagcaggcagaggaagagcagggCCAACAAACCTGGGGCAGACATGGTTGTGAGAGTCAAGAAACTCCATGGGAAACACAGGCCAGGCAAAcccatgaagaaaaacaaaaccatcagaGACAGGACAGGCAAACCCTTCATGATGAGCAGACCCATAAGAGATGGGACAGGCAGACCCATGAAGATGAGCAGACCCATCAGCGACAAGACAGGCAAACCTATGAAGATGAGCAGACCTGCCAGCGACAAAAGAGGCAAACCCATGAAGATGAACAGACCCGTCAGCGACGAGACAGGCAAACCCATGAAGAGAGTCAAAACTGTCAACAACAATGGGATAGGCAAAcccttgagaaggaagaaagatatcAAGGATCCCAGGATCAACAATCTTATGAGAACCAGCAAAGATGTGCTAATAGAGaaaaattccacatgaatgaaaaTAGCCAGAAGCAAGGTTCCCAGGGAAGACACAGTAACCTGACCTTCCATCCCACCCAGACTGGTGGGAGGCCCCCAAGGAGAGAACAAGGTAGAAGTCACCCTACCAAAGCAGCTCCTACTCCCAATCCCCTCTATGACTATGTACAAGAGCAGAAAAGGAATCAGCACTAG